TACGGCCAGCCGGAGACGGATTACTACTACGCCGAGCTGTCCCTGGCCGACAGCGCCTCCTGGGACGCGAACGGCAATCACGCCTACGGCGAGGATTCCGACCCGATCGACTTCTACGCCGAAGTGAACGTGGGCCGCATCCCCTGGAGCGACGCAACGACCGTGCAAAGCATCTGCCAGAAGTCGGTGGCCTATGAGCAGAACGAGGACCCGACGTTCAAGCGGAACATGCTGCTGCTCGGGGCCTACTTCTGGGATGACACCGACAACGCCGTGCTGATGGAAGCCAAGGTGGACCAGCCATGGATGACGGGCTGGACGCTCACGCGGATGTACGAAAAGAACTCGGGTTACATGTCGACGTACCCGTGCGACTATCCGCTGCTGCAGAGCAACGTCATGGCCGTCTGGCCGGCGGGCAAGTTCGCGTTCGTCAACTGGGCCGGGCACGGCTCGCCCACGTCGGCGCACATCCTGGGGCTGGGCGCGCCGGCGTTCATCGCCGCCAGCGACTGCCCGGCGCTGAACGACAACTACCCCGCGATCATCTTCGCGGATGCGTGCAGCAACTCGGACACCGATGAGCTCAACATCGGCCAGGCGATGTTGAAGCAGGGGGCGGTGGGGTTCGTCGGGGCCACGAAGGTCGCGTACGGCTGCCCCGGCTGGACCGGCCCGACTAGCGGCTCCAGCCAGTCCATGGACTATTTCTTCACGACCGGCCTGACCTCGGGCGAATACACGCAGGGCGAGTCGCACCAGGCGGCCCTGCGCCAGATGTACACGCTGGGGCTGTGGGACGCGCTGAAGTACGAGACGTTTGAGTGGGGCGCCCTGTGGGGCAACCCGGACTTGCGCATGTTGCCGCCGCCGCCGCTGACCATTCGCCTGGTCGAAGATCCGCCGCAGTACGTGGTCCCCGGTGAAACGACGGCGTTGCACGTCGAGATCAACAACGGCACCGAGACGTACGCGCCCGGCACGGGCCTGCTGTACTACCGCTATAACGACGGCCCGTACCTGACTGCACCGCTCGTGCCCCAGCTCGGCAACGTGTTCCTCGCGACGCTGCCGGCGACGCCGTGCGGCAAGACGCTGTGCTATTACGTCTCGGCGGCTTCGACGGTGGGGACGGTGGTGACGGCCCCGTCCGACGCGCCGGCCGCGACCTACCAGTCGGCGGCGATCCCGATCGTGACGGTGTACAACAAAGACATGAGCACCAATCCGGGCTGGGTCAAGCTTCCGAACACGGCGGCCAACCAGTGGGCGTGGGGCCATCCGAACGGCGGCGGCGGCGAGTACGGCGCCGCGGACCCCGCCAACGGCTACACCGGCGCGAACGTGGTGGGCTACAACCTGAACGGCGATTACGCCAACGGCCTCTCGGAAATGAACATCACGACGACGGTGATGAACTGCTCCGGGCTGACCGGCGTAAGGCTGTCCTTCTACCGCTGGCTGGGCGTCGAGTCGCCGACGTATGATCACGCCTACATCCGCATCACCACCAACGGCAGCTCGTGGAACACCGTCTGGCAGAACACGGGTACCGTGGACGATGGCGCGTGGGTTTACCAGGAATATGACCTGTCGGCGTACGCGGACAATCGCCCGACCGTGCAGCTCCGTTGGACGATGGGCGTGACCGATAGTGCGTGGCGCTACTGCGGGTGGAACATCGACGATGTGAAGGTCTGGGCGGCCGACCCGACCGCGTGCCCGGATGTTGTCGGTGACCTGAACTGCGACGGTGAGGTCACGTTCGGCGACATCAACCCGTTTATTCTGGCGTTGACGAACCCAGTCGCCTACGCGGATGCGTACCCGGACTGCGACGTGAACCTGGCGGATGTGAACGACGATGGCACGGTGAGCTTCGGCGACATCAATCCGTTCGTGCTGCTGCTGTCCGGGCAGTAGCCGGTCCGCCATGAGTTGCGGTTACTCCGGCCAGCATTGGGTCTCCGTGCCCAGCGCTGGCCGGTTCACTTGCCCCCGCGTGGATAATACGGGCCAATGGGTAGTATGGGCCAATAGGTGGTATGGGCATCTTGCCCGTTCATACGATGGGCGGGACGCCCGTACCAGCCCAGTTATGGCCTGCGTTCAGCCAGGCAGGGCAGCAGCGATCGTCAACGTGCCCTGCCCGTCCCCTGGCAGTCTGGACAGATGATCGTACCCCCCTTGCAGTGCGGGCACTTGCCCGTGTGAAGCTCGTATTCGCCCCGTCCGTGGCAGCGCGGGCAGATCACCTGGCCGCGCAGCTCCGTCGCCGGCGCTTCGGCGGACCACTCGCCTCCCTCGCCGTCGGCGACCGCGCCGGCGTAAACCGGATGCGCAAACACCAGTCCGCTGTCGCGGCATACCCACAACGGCACGCACCGCGGGCAGTCCACGTACCCCTGCGCAACGCCGTGCTCGTCTGCGCACGCGCGGCACGGTCGGCGCTCGGTGCGCACGACGACGCCGTTTTCGCGGATTTCGACCGTTTCGAAGCGCGTGCCCTGGCAGCGCTGGCACTTGATTCGGCCGGTGCCGTGGCATTCACCGCAGGGACGGTAGCCGCGGCCATCGCAGCCCACTTGTCCGTGGGCGGTACAGGGCAGCAAGGTTGTATGCGGCACGTGCCAGCGGCCCTGACAAACCGGGCACGTGACGCGCCCGCGCCCGTGGCAGCGCTCGCAGGGTGGCCGGCGCAGCGGACCGGTGGACAGACCCACCGCCAGGCAGGTGGCGACCGCCAGACTCAGGAGGTAAGCCAGGTTTCTCATCCCGCAGACACCGCTGCTTCGTCGCCGTCCCGCCCCTGCGTACTGGCCCTGGCTTCAGCTCATCCAGGGCGCTGCCAGTATAACCGCCGCGAACGGCTGGACAAGCGCGAACTATCGGCCGTGGAAGGCCTGTATGTGCGCGGTGAAGCGCGGTCCGTATTCGCGCAGCTTCTGCGCGCCGACCCCGTGCACCGCGCGGAACTCCGCCAGCGTGCGCGGCCGCCGGCGGGCCATGTCGCGTAAGGCGGCGTCGCCGAAGATTACGAACGCGGGCACGCCGCGCTCCGCGGCCAGCGTGCGGCGCAAGGCGCGCAGGCTCTCGTAGAGCGCGCGGTCCACGCCGTCCCACGCGTTGGCCTGCACCTGGGTAGCCTTGACGACGCGCTCCCGTGGCAACGTGAGTCGCACGTGGCGCTCGCCGCGCAGCACGGCCCACGACGTGGCGTTGAGCTTGAGCAGTGGGCGGTCGGTCGTGGTGCGGTCGAGCACGCCTTGTTCGACCAGTTGAAACACGAGGTTGGTCAGTTTCTTCGGGTCCAGCTCGCGCAGCAGACCGAATGTGCTGAGCCGGTCATGACCGAAGGCGCGCACGTTGCGGTCGTTGTTGCCGGTGAGCACCTTGACTATGTGCACGAGGCCGAAACGCTGCTCGACCCGCGCGACGCACGAGAGGATCTTCTGCGCGATGACCGTTGCTTCCTCGTCGACTTCGCCCTCGTCGAGGCACACGTCGCACGCGCCGCACTTCGCCGCGGCGTAGGGCTGGCCGAAGTACTCCGACAGCAGCTTGTGCCGGCAGACGTAGCCCGCCGCGTAGGCCCGCATGTGACCCAGCAGCTCCAGCCCGGCGGCAATGACCTCCTCGGGCCGGTCGGCGTCGGTGGCGCTCTTGCGGATCAGGCTCTCCCAGCGGATCGCGTCGGCCGCGGAGTAGAGCAGCACGCACTCGGCTTCCAGTCCGTCGCGTCCGGCGCGGCCCGTCTCCTGCTGGTAGTGCTCGATGGACTTCGGCAGGGCGGCGTGGAGTACGCAGCGCACGTCGCTGCGGTCGATGCCCATGCCGAACGCGACCGTGGCGACGATGACGTCGAGCTCCTCGCGCGAAAAGCGCTCCTGCGCCAAGCGGCGCTGCTCGGCATCCAGACCCGCGTGGTAGCACGCGGCGCGGATACCGGCCGTCGCCAGGTGGCGGGCCAGGGTCTCCGTCTCGCGGCGCGTGATGCAATAGACGATCACGGCCTGGTTGGCATGTCGCCGGACGACCTCCAGCGCCTGCTGCTCGATGTCCAAGCGCGGGATCACGCGATAGACCAGGTTCGGCCGGTCGAACGTGCCGACCAGCACGGCGGGGTGCGCGAGACGCAACTGCGCCACGATGTCCTGCCGGACGCGCTCGGTTGCGGTCGCGGTGTACGCATGAACGCTCGCGCGCGGGAACCGCTCCTTGAGCACAGCGAGCTGGCGGTACTCGCGGCGAAAATCGTGGCCCCAGTGGCTGATACAGTGGGCTTCATCGATCGCGAACGCGCGGACCGGCAGCCGGTCGAGCAGCTCGAAGAAGCCGGGCGTCAACAGGCGTTCGGGCGCGACGAAGACCAGCCGGCAAGCACCCTGGCTGATTTCCCGCTCGATCTCCCGCTGAACGCCGATCGGCAGCCCGCTATGGAGCGCCGCCGCCGGGTAGCCGCACTGCCGCAGCCCATCCACCTGGTCTTTCATCAGTGAGATCAGCGGGGAAACGACGACGTCGGTGCGGCCGAGGATGGCGGGCGGAACCTGGTAGCACAGCGATTTCCCGCCGCCGGTGGGGAGCACGACCAGCGAATCGCGCTGCTCGAGACCCGCGCGGATCGCTTCCTCTTGCAGTGGACGCAGCCGGTCGTAGCCCCAGTACTTGTGCACGGTGGCAAGGATGTCGGGGACCCTGGTTGGCGTGGGCGGCGCGAGCATGATTGCCATGCTAGCATCAGAAGTGCGCTGCGGCCACGCACGGCAGCGGGTTGACACCGGTTGGCGAGCGGTTGAGAGTAGCCGCTGCAGCCGGCGGGCGCGATGGAGAAAGTCACGTGCAGGCGTATTGCTTTGACGATTTTGGGACCGAGCACCTCAAGCTCAAGGACGTGGAGACTCCGCGACCGGGGCCGGGCCAGGTGGTCGTCGACGTGCGGGCGCTGAGCCTGAACTACCGCGACCTGCTCGTCGTGCAGGGCCAGTACAACCCGCGGCTGAAGCGGCCGGCGACGCCGATCAGCGACGGGGCCGGCGTCGTGTCGGCCGTCGGACCGGACGTCACCCGCGTGCGCGTTGGCGACCGCGTCGTGTCGCACTTCGTCGCCGACTGGCTGGACGGGCCGTTTCACGAGCGCTACGTGACCACCACACTCGGTACGCCGGGCGCGGGGCTCGCGGCCGAGCAGGCGTTGTTGCCGGCCGAGGCGGTGCTGCCGATCCCGGCCGGCTATGACTTCGCGCAGGCGGCCACGTTGCCGATCGCGGCGTTGACGGCATGGAGTGCGCTCATCACTGTCGGCGCCGTGCAGCCCGGGCAGACGGTGCTGACGCTGGGGACGGGCGGCGTTGCGATTTTCACCGTGCAGCTCGCGCGGGGGTTGGGTGCGCGGGTCATCATCACCAGCAGCCGCAACGACAAGCTGGAGCGTGCGCGGCAACTCGGGGCGGACCACACGATCAACTATCGCGAAACGCCGGAGTGGGATCAGGCGGTCCGCGAACTGACCGGCGGCGCGGGCGTGGACCTGACCGTCGAGACGGTGGGGCCGGGGACGCTGGACCGGTCGATGAAGGCCACGCGGGCCGGCGGCCGGATCGCATTGCTGGGCGCGCTGACCGGTCGCCAAGGTCCCGTGACGACCGGCCTGATCCTGATGAAACGGCTGCGGATCGAAGGGATCATGGTGGACTCGCGGGCGGCGTTCGAGCAGATGAACCGCTTTCTGGCAACGCATCACATCGAGCCGGTGATCGATCGGCGGTTCGCGTTCGCGCAATTGCCAGAGGCGTTTCGCTGCCTGGCGGCTGGCGAGCATTTCGGCAAGATCGTGGTGACGGTCGCGGCGTAACGGCATGGCAGGCACGGGCACGATCCTCGGCATCGAGACTTCCTGCGACGAGACGTCGGCCGCGGTGGTTGTCGGCGGCCGGGAAGTGCGCAGCAACCTGGTCAGCTCGCAAGTGCCGCTGCACGCGAAGTACGGGGGGGTCGTGCCGGAGATTGCCTCGCGGGCACACATTGAGCAGATCCGCCCGATCGTGGAGGAAGCGCTCGCCGCCGCCAAGGTCGGCTACGCCGCCGTCGACGCAATTGCCGTGACGGCGGGGCCAGGCCTGGTGGGCTCGCTGCTGATTGGCGTGACGGCGGCGAAGACGCTGGCGCTGACCTGCGATCGGCCGCTCGTCGCGGTGGATCACATCGAGGCGCACGCGACGAGCGCGGCGCTGCTGAGCGAGACGCCGCCGTGGCCGGCCGTGGCCCTCGTGGTGAGCGGTGGGCACACGTCGCTTTACCTGGTGCGCGACTTCTTCGACATCGAGCTGCTCGGGCAAACGGTGGACGATGCGGCGGGCGAGGCGTTCGACAAGGTGGCGGCGATCCTGGAGCTGGGGTACCCGGGCGGGCCGGTGATCGATCGCGTGGCCCGCGACGGGAACCCGAAGGCGATCCGTTTCCCGCGCACCTGGCTGAAGAAGCCGCACTTCGATTTCTCGTTCAGCGGCCTCAAGACGGCGGTGCTCTACCATGTTTACGGCGCGGGGCAGAAGTACGGCTCGGTCGCGCACCTGAGTCCCGGGGAACTGGCGGACGTCGCGGCGAGCTTTCAGGCGGCGCTCGTGCAGACGCTGGCGACCAAGACGGTGGCGGCGGCGCGGCACACGGGCGTGTCGCACGTGGTGGTCGGTGGCGGTGTGGCGACGAATTCGGCCTTGCGCGCCGAGCTGCAGGCCGCGTGCACGCCGGCCGGCCTGCAATTGCACCTCACCCCGCTGGAGTATTGCACGGACAACGCGGCGATGGTGGCGGCCCTCGGATATCGCCGCTGGCAGCGGGGTGACGTGGCGGATTTGTGGCTGGAGCCGCGGGCGGGGTTGTTGCGACCGCCGCTGCGGCGTGACGCGCGCGCATAGCGCTGGGCATTGGAGACACAGATGGCGGAGCACTATCTCGGCGTCGATATCGGCACGAGCGGGACGAAGGCACTGCTGCTGGAGGCGGGCGGGCGCGTCCGGGCGACGGCGACGGTGTCCCATCCGAGCCTGTTCCCGCGGCCCGGGTGGTCCGAGCAGCGGCCGGATGACTGGTGGCGGTCGGCGTGTGCGGCGATCAAGCTTGCGCTGCGCAAGGGCCGCGTCAGCCGCGACGACGTGGCGGGTGTCGGCCTGTCCGGCCAGATGCACGGCAGCGTGTTTCTCGACGCGCATGGGCGCGTGCTGTGCAACGCCCTGCTCTGGAACGACCAGCGGACCGGCGCGGAGTGCGTGGAGCTGGAGCGCCGGGCCGGCGGGCGCGAGGAGCTGATTCGCCTGGTCCGCAATCCGGCTCTCACGGGCTACCAGGCGCCGAAGATCCTCTGGCTGCGGGCGCATCAGCCGAAACTGTTCAACCGCGTGCGGGCGGTGCTGCTGCCGAAGGACTACATCAACTTCCGCCTCACCGGCGTGTTGAACAGTGATGTCTCGGACGCTTCGGGGACGCTGCTCTTCGATGTCGCCAACCGACGGTGGTCCACGGAGCTCATGCGCCGCCTGGAGTTGGAGCCAGCGTTATTCCCAGCGGTCGACGAATCGTGTGCCATCATCGGGGCGGTGACGGCCATCGCGGCGCGGGCGACCGGCCTGCGCGCGGGAACGCCGGTCGTCGCGGGCGCCGGCGATCAGGCGGCGGCGGCGGTGGGGACGGGTGTCGTGCGCCCCGGAATCGTCTCGGCGACGATGGGGACCAGCGGCGTCGTGTTCGCGCACAGTGCCACGCCGGTGCCGAACGATGCGGGTCTGCTGCAGTCCTTCTGCCATGCGGTGCCCGGCGCGTGGTGCGTGTTTGGCTGCATGCTCTCGGCGGGCGGGAGCCTGCAATGGGCGCGCGAGGTGCTGTACGCGGACCGGCTGGCGGCGGCCAGGACCGACGCGGCGCGCGACGCCATTTACACGGCGATGATTGCGGAGGCGGCCAGGACCGACGGCGACGATGCGCTGGTTTTCCACCCGTACTTGACGGGTGAGCGGTGCCCGTATGCGCACCCGCACGCGCGGGCCGCGTTCGTCGGACTGACGCGCAGCCACGGGCGCGGAGCGCTGGTCCGTGCCGTGCTCGAGGGCATCACGCTGGGCATGGGGCGGCAGATCGAGCTCATGCGCGGCCTGGGTGTGCCATTGCGCGAGGTGCGTCTCGGTGGCGGCGGTGCCCGCAACGCCTGGTGGCGGCAGTTGCAGGCGGACGTCTACGGCTGTCGGTGCGTGGCGATGCGCTCGGAGGAAGGCTCGGCCCTGGGCGCGGCACTGCTCGCAGCGGTCGGCGGCGGCAGGTTCCGAACCGTGGCAGCGGCGAGTCGCGTCGCGGCGCAGGTGCGCGCGGTGCACAAGCCGGTCGCGGCGCGGACCCGCCGCTATGCGGTGCTGGCGGCGCGGCTGCGGACGACATATGAAACACTGGAGCCGCTCTACTGCGGAGCGGAAGGGTAGTGTTGCACCTTGGGATTACTTCCGTACGGGCGGTACGAGCATCTTGCCCGTTCCGGATGGGTGGTACGGGCAGCCTGCTCGTGGCTGTGACGGGCGAGACGCCCGTACCACGCAGGCAGGAGGCACCACTCGGCCGAAAGAGCGCACCGCCATGTCCGCGCCACACCGACCATTGACGAGTGCCGACCTGCTGTCGCAGGGCCCGCTCCGGCGGCTCGGGCGGCGCGTGTTCCTGCACGACACGCTCGATAGCACGAATCGGTTTCTGCTGGACCATGCGGCCGATGCGGGCGACGGGGCGGTCGCGTGCGCGGAGTCGCAGAGCGCCGGCCGCGGCCGACTCGGACGTCGCTGGGAGGCGCCGCGTGGCTCGTCCGTGTTGCTGAGCGTGCTGTTGCACGAGCCGGCGGACACGCCGCTGCTTTCGCAGGGCGCGCTCCTGGCGTCCGTCGCGGCATGTGAGGCGGTCGCCGCCGCCACGGATTGCAGCCCGGTCGTGCGCTGGCCGAACGACGTGGTGCTGAACGGCCGCAAGCTGGGAGGTGTGCTGGCGGAGTCGTGTGCGCTGCGGACGGCGGAGGGCGCGGCGCGCCGGGCGGTGGTGATCGGGATCGGCCTGAACTGCCTGCAGCAGCGGGGGCACTTTGCCGGCGAGTTCGCGGACCGTGCGACGTCGCTCGAGTGCGAGTCGCGCCACGCCGTGGATCGGGCGCTGGTCGCGGGGCATCTGCTCGCGCGGCTGGATACGTGGCTGGCCATGTGCAACGTCGTGGAAGGCGGCTGGCAGCGCATGCGCACGACCTGGCGCAAACATTGCGAGGACATCGGCACGCGCGTCACGCTCGAACACGATGGCCGAACTTTCGCTGGCACAGCGCTGGATCTCGACGACCAGGGCGATCTGATTGTGCAACTGGACCACGGGGGAAGGAGACACTTTGCCGCCACGACCACGACGCGCGCCGGGTAGGTCCGGGCCTTCCAACGCTGCGGGTCCCACGACCGCCACGGCGGGCGCGCAGGTCACCGTCTGCGCGGCTCTGTGTGCCCTCGCGGCCGCGACCGGCGTGGTGCGCGTGCTCGGCGAGCTCACCGAGCAGTTGAACACCGCGCGAGCCGCGGTCGGCTACGGCGGTGCCGCGATTTGCATCGGAGCCTTCTTCGGGCTGGTGGTTCCGCGGCGGATCATCCGGCGGCGGCTCGGTGGCGAGGCCGATTCCCACGGTGGTGCCGGCCCGGGCGTGCGGTTTGAATTCGCCGCGACGCTCGCGGGCGTGCTGATCCTGTGCCTGGCCCTGGTCTGGACGGGGCTGCTCGGTCTGGCGTCGGGATTGGAAAGTTACCGCATCCTGCTCACGCACCGGTTTGTCCACCCGCCGGGCGTCACGCGCCTGCTGTTGGTGGCGCCGGTTGGCCTGGGACTGGCGCTGCTCGGGGCCGCCGGAAGCACCCTGCTGGTGGCGCTGCATGGGTGGCTGCGACTGCTGCAAAAAGACCCGGCTGGCGTGACGCGCCTCTGGATGGCGATGCTGGCTGCGATGGCGCTTGGAGCTGGGCTCGCGGCGTGGCTGCCGCAGCGGTCGGTGCTGAATCTCACGACACTGCTGGCGACCTTCGGGGCCGCACTGGTCGCGGTTGGCCGCCGGAGCCCGGGGCGCGCCGCCGTGGACGTCCAGCACACCCCGCACATCGGGCCAAGCGCACTCGCCGCGCCGCTTGGCAGCGTGGCACTGGTCTCGCTCTCGACCGGTGCAGGCGCGACGGCAGACGCGGTGGACAGCTTTGTTTCGGCGGGCACGCTCGGTTGGGGTTTGCTGCTGCTGGTCGGTGCCGCGCTGCTCGGGTTGCTGGGCACGCGCGTCGCGCGGCGGGTCGCGCTTGGCGCGGACTTGGCGGTTCCGCTGCTTCTGCTGGCGAGCGGTGTCGCCTGGAGCCTGCCGTACCGCCCGGGCGCGGGGGCCGGCCGCCTGGCGCTGCTGGGCCTGCTGGCGGCGGCGTGCGTGGTGCTGGTCGGGCGGCGCATCGCAAACGTCGCCGGGCGCATTCAGCCCGCCGTGGCCTGGCTGGGAGCGGCGGTGACGGCGGGGCTCGGAGTCGGGTTCGCACTGACATCCCTATGGCTGCGTGCACACGCGGTGTCCGGCGTGGCCGGCGCGTCCGCGTTGGTGATGGCCGTGGCGGCCGGGCTCAGCCTGTGCATATCACGCACGGTGTCGCGACCGTTGCGGCGGTGGGGAATGGCTGTGATCGCACTCTGGTTCATCGGGCTGCTGACTGGAATGCGCATCTGGTTTCCCCAGGACGCGTCGACCTTGTCGACGTCGGACCCGGGGCCGGCGACGCAGGTTGGGCGTCGCCTGCTTGGGGGCGCGGATGCGCGCGCGACCATGGTGTATGCCGAGCGCGGCGGCACCGATCGGAGCCGGCCCATCGCGGGTGATGTGGACCTTGGGGGGCCGCGCTGGGATGTGGTTGTGGTGGCGGCCGAGCCGGGGGGCTTCGCGCTGGGCTCCGAACGCGCCGGGCAGTTGCTGCGCCGCTGCCACCGGGCCCTGCGGCCGGGCGGGCGGCTGTTCATCGAATTGCCGGCCGAGGATCTTGTCACCGCGGTCTTCCGGCGGCGACCCCGCAGCACGGCGCACGTCCTGCGGGTGTGCGGCGCGGCGACAGAGTACGCGGCGCTGCTCATCGGCGACGACGCGCGCCTGTGGCTCGAGCAGCGGCCGGTGCCAACTGGCTTCGTCACGCGCCTGGCGCCGGTGCGCGGCGCGGACGAAATCCCGGCGCTGCTCAACGATACCCAACCTTGATTGCGGGGCCGTGCTCAGTCGACGCGTAGCCAAGTCGGGGCTAGTTCGTTACGCTCTGGGATCAACGGCTGCGACCCACGCGCCTCGCCGCCGGACAAGGAAGGAGACTGCATGTCACTGTTGGTCACGGGCTCGATCGGCATCGACACCGTGGAGACACCGCGCGGCCGCGCGGAGGACGCCCTGGGTGGCTCGGCGGTGTATTTCGCGCTGGCGGCATCGCTGTTCACGCCGGTGCGCATGGTCGGCGTGGTCGGCGAGGACTTCGACCTGGGCCGCCTGAAGCCGCTGGCGGACCGTGGGGTCGACACGCGCGGCGTCGAGGTGCGCCAGGGGGCGCGGACCTTTCGCTGGCATGGCAAGTACGTCGGCGCGATGAACGAAGCCGAGACGGTCGACGTGCGGCTGAACGTGCTCGCCGAGCGCGGCGCACCGCTGCCGCCGGAGTTCGCCGACAGCCGGTTCGTGTTCCTGGCGAACACGCATCCCGCGTTGCAGCGGGAGTTCGCCCGGCGGTTGTCGCACGCCGAGCTGCTCGTGTGCGACACGATGAACCTGTGGATCGAGAACGAGCCGCACGAGCTGCACAAGACGCTGTCGATCGTGCACGGCCTGGTGCTGAATGAGGGCGAGGCCCGGCTGCTCACGCAGAAGACGAACCTGGTGACGGCCGGCCGCGAGATTCTGAAGCTCGGCCCGCGCTTCGTGATCATCAAGAAGGGCGAGCACGGCAGCATGCTCGTGTCGCAGGACGACCTGTTCCTGATGCCGCCGTATCCGACCGAGAACGTCGTGGACCCGACCGGTTGCGGCGACAGCTTCGCCGGCGGGACCATGGGCTATATCGCGGCGCAGGGGCGCTGTGACCGGGCGACGCTGCGGGCGGCGATGGCCCGCGGGTCAGTCGTTGGCTCGTATGTCCTGGAGTCGTTCTCGATCGAGGCGCTCAAGCGCATCACGGCGGCCGACGTGGACAAGCGGCTCGACGACCTGCGCGCGCTGGCGCGCTTCGAGTAGTGCACCATCCGGGAGGCACACCCGTGCGCACCTTTGTCGCGATTGACTTGGACCCAGCGGTGCGGCGGCCGCTGATCAAGTTGCTGCGGAGTGACCTGCCACCGGACCGCGAGGTGCGCTGGTGCGCCGAGCACCAGTTGCACGTCACGCTGAAATTCCTCGGTGAAGTGCGCGATACGCAGATCGCCGCGGTCTGCGACGCGGTGCGGGCCGCCAGCGCGCAGCTCGAGCCGTTTCCACTGCGCATCCGAGGGCTCGGCTGCTTCCCGGGGCCGCGCAACCCGCGCGTGCTGTGGTGCGGGGTCGATGACCCGACGGGGAGCTGCCGTCAATGGGTCGAAGCCGCCGACCCGCTCTTTAGCAAGCTGGGCTTCCCGCCGGAGGGCCGGGCCTTCACGCCGCACATCACGCTGGGGCGCAGCCGCTCGACGGCCGGCGGACGCGTATTCCAGCGGGTGCTCGAGACCGTCGCGCCGCCGGAGACCGACGAGATGACCGTGGACCGCGTGGTGGTGTTCGAGAGCCGGTTGTTGCCGAGTGGTGCCCAGTATCACCCGATGGCCACGGTAGACCTTGGTCCATAGCGCTCCGTGTCAGGGGCACACGATCGGCAGCGAATTCGTCGTCAGCAGCGTGACGAACGGATTGATGTCGCCGAAGCTTGGATACACGCCGTTGCCGTCGAGGTCGCCGTTCCGCGGATCGCACGCCGGGTACATCGTCAGCCATGCCGGGTGGTTGGACAGGTACAGCACGAAGGCGTTGATATCGACGAAGTTGACCTGGTCATCGCAGTTCAGGTCGCCGGGGCACGTGGTTGCGCTGACGACGATCGTCACGCTCTGCGGCGCGTAGACAACCCCGAATTGCACGCCCGGAATCCCGGTCGGCAGATTCACGACGTCGAACTGTGTTCCGGCAAGTGCACCGGTGAGGACGACGAAACTGTCGCCCGCGACCGGGACGAAGTCATTGGCAA
The sequence above is drawn from the Phycisphaerae bacterium genome and encodes:
- a CDS encoding sugar kinase, producing the protein MSLLVTGSIGIDTVETPRGRAEDALGGSAVYFALAASLFTPVRMVGVVGEDFDLGRLKPLADRGVDTRGVEVRQGARTFRWHGKYVGAMNEAETVDVRLNVLAERGAPLPPEFADSRFVFLANTHPALQREFARRLSHAELLVCDTMNLWIENEPHELHKTLSIVHGLVLNEGEARLLTQKTNLVTAGREILKLGPRFVIIKKGEHGSMLVSQDDLFLMPPYPTENVVDPTGCGDSFAGGTMGYIAAQGRCDRATLRAAMARGSVVGSYVLESFSIEALKRITAADVDKRLDDLRALARFE
- the tsaD gene encoding tRNA (adenosine(37)-N6)-threonylcarbamoyltransferase complex transferase subunit TsaD, encoding MAGTGTILGIETSCDETSAAVVVGGREVRSNLVSSQVPLHAKYGGVVPEIASRAHIEQIRPIVEEALAAAKVGYAAVDAIAVTAGPGLVGSLLIGVTAAKTLALTCDRPLVAVDHIEAHATSAALLSETPPWPAVALVVSGGHTSLYLVRDFFDIELLGQTVDDAAGEAFDKVAAILELGYPGGPVIDRVARDGNPKAIRFPRTWLKKPHFDFSFSGLKTAVLYHVYGAGQKYGSVAHLSPGELADVAASFQAALVQTLATKTVAAARHTGVSHVVVGGGVATNSALRAELQAACTPAGLQLHLTPLEYCTDNAAMVAALGYRRWQRGDVADLWLEPRAGLLRPPLRRDARA
- the xylB gene encoding xylulokinase; its protein translation is MAEHYLGVDIGTSGTKALLLEAGGRVRATATVSHPSLFPRPGWSEQRPDDWWRSACAAIKLALRKGRVSRDDVAGVGLSGQMHGSVFLDAHGRVLCNALLWNDQRTGAECVELERRAGGREELIRLVRNPALTGYQAPKILWLRAHQPKLFNRVRAVLLPKDYINFRLTGVLNSDVSDASGTLLFDVANRRWSTELMRRLELEPALFPAVDESCAIIGAVTAIAARATGLRAGTPVVAGAGDQAAAAVGTGVVRPGIVSATMGTSGVVFAHSATPVPNDAGLLQSFCHAVPGAWCVFGCMLSAGGSLQWAREVLYADRLAAARTDAARDAIYTAMIAEAARTDGDDALVFHPYLTGERCPYAHPHARAAFVGLTRSHGRGALVRAVLEGITLGMGRQIELMRGLGVPLREVRLGGGGARNAWWRQLQADVYGCRCVAMRSEEGSALGAALLAAVGGGRFRTVAAASRVAAQVRAVHKPVAARTRRYAVLAARLRTTYETLEPLYCGAEG
- a CDS encoding biotin--[acetyl-CoA-carboxylase] ligase — protein: MSAPHRPLTSADLLSQGPLRRLGRRVFLHDTLDSTNRFLLDHAADAGDGAVACAESQSAGRGRLGRRWEAPRGSSVLLSVLLHEPADTPLLSQGALLASVAACEAVAAATDCSPVVRWPNDVVLNGRKLGGVLAESCALRTAEGAARRAVVIGIGLNCLQQRGHFAGEFADRATSLECESRHAVDRALVAGHLLARLDTWLAMCNVVEGGWQRMRTTWRKHCEDIGTRVTLEHDGRTFAGTALDLDDQGDLIVQLDHGGRRHFAATTTTRAG
- a CDS encoding NAD(P)-dependent alcohol dehydrogenase, translated to MQAYCFDDFGTEHLKLKDVETPRPGPGQVVVDVRALSLNYRDLLVVQGQYNPRLKRPATPISDGAGVVSAVGPDVTRVRVGDRVVSHFVADWLDGPFHERYVTTTLGTPGAGLAAEQALLPAEAVLPIPAGYDFAQAATLPIAALTAWSALITVGAVQPGQTVLTLGTGGVAIFTVQLARGLGARVIITSSRNDKLERARQLGADHTINYRETPEWDQAVRELTGGAGVDLTVETVGPGTLDRSMKATRAGGRIALLGALTGRQGPVTTGLILMKRLRIEGIMVDSRAAFEQMNRFLATHHIEPVIDRRFAFAQLPEAFRCLAAGEHFGKIVVTVAA
- the recQ gene encoding DNA helicase RecQ produces the protein MAIMLAPPTPTRVPDILATVHKYWGYDRLRPLQEEAIRAGLEQRDSLVVLPTGGGKSLCYQVPPAILGRTDVVVSPLISLMKDQVDGLRQCGYPAAALHSGLPIGVQREIEREISQGACRLVFVAPERLLTPGFFELLDRLPVRAFAIDEAHCISHWGHDFRREYRQLAVLKERFPRASVHAYTATATERVRQDIVAQLRLAHPAVLVGTFDRPNLVYRVIPRLDIEQQALEVVRRHANQAVIVYCITRRETETLARHLATAGIRAACYHAGLDAEQRRLAQERFSREELDVIVATVAFGMGIDRSDVRCVLHAALPKSIEHYQQETGRAGRDGLEAECVLLYSAADAIRWESLIRKSATDADRPEEVIAAGLELLGHMRAYAAGYVCRHKLLSEYFGQPYAAAKCGACDVCLDEGEVDEEATVIAQKILSCVARVEQRFGLVHIVKVLTGNNDRNVRAFGHDRLSTFGLLRELDPKKLTNLVFQLVEQGVLDRTTTDRPLLKLNATSWAVLRGERHVRLTLPRERVVKATQVQANAWDGVDRALYESLRALRRTLAAERGVPAFVIFGDAALRDMARRRPRTLAEFRAVHGVGAQKLREYGPRFTAHIQAFHGR